The proteins below come from a single Pedobacter sp. MC2016-14 genomic window:
- the dnaE gene encoding DNA polymerase III subunit alpha, producing MYLIFDTETTGLPRNFNAPITDTDNWPRCIQIAWQLHDELGNLIENQDYLVKPNGFNIPYDAERIHGISTELAEEQGIDLLEVLEKFNIALSKAKFVVGQNIGFDVNIMGSELYRAGLESPLASMPVLDTCTEVTAELLRLPGGRGGKFKLPNLTELHEYLFGEPFAEAHNATADVEATTRCFLQLIKLEVFKPEQLQKGKEYFSYFKEKNPGVIGRVGLKHVNLKSASDDIRKRLQKTSGSGISKQELADNRLELQQANFVHLHTHTQFSVLQSTINIPALIKAAATHKMPAVAMTDHANMMGAFHFVNQVLNHNKGVEAKNAAAIEKGEEPSEQIITPIVGCEFFVCDDHTDKKRKDNGYQVVLLAKNKNGYHNLAKMSSIAYTNGFYYVPRVDRQVIEQYKEDIIVLSGSLYGEIPSKLLNLGERQAEEALLWWKEQFADDFYIEVMRHNQEDENIVNVSLISLAKKHNVKLIATNNNYYINKKDANAHDILLCVKDGEKQATPIGRGRGYRYGLPNQEYYFKSPEEMKALFTDLPEAILNIQEVIDKVEIFKLAREVLLPKFDIPDEFLVAEDEQDGGKRGENKFLAHLTYVGAQKRYGEITAEIKERLDFELQTIEKTGYPGYFLIVQDFIREARNLDVSVGPGRGSAAGSVVAYCLWITNIDPIKYDLLFERFLNPDRVSMPDIDIDFDDEGRGRVMDYVIRKYGSNQVAQIITYGTMAAKSSIRDTARVLDLPLFEADKIAKLIPNMKLAKIFNLEEKILKEALRADEYEKVLELKVLAEAKDLSAETIMQAQVLEGSLRNTGIHACGVIITPSDITNYVPVATAKDSDLYVTQFDNSVVESAGLLKMDFLGLKTLTLIKDTVKLVKYRHHIDLDPDEFPIDDVKTYELFQRGETIGIFQYESSGMQKYMKELKPTVFGDLIAMNALYRPGPLEYIPSFVRRKNGEEEIKYDLDACEEYLKETYGITVYQEQVMLLSQKLAGFTKGEADVLRKAMGKKQKDVLDKMKPKFVKQAAEKGHDATILEKIWKDWEAFASYAFNKSHSTCYAWIAYQTAYLKAHYPAEYMAAVLSNNMSDIKQVAFFMEECKQMGVQVLGPDVNESDIKFSVNMYGEVRFGLSGIKGVGDKAVESIIEERETNGMYKDLYDFARRSNTRTVNKKAYESFVYSGAFDQFGNHRAQYFFVGVNDKMNGIEKVIKYANDFQNNESSSQSSLFGGSVADLILEPALPVAPEWSLIDRLKYEKDAIGIFLSGHPLDNYKLELKEFCQHSVKHLSIVNKVRMGDTNDEVLAEFEQLKNRDLVVGGLVAAAAQRMTKTGKPFGTLAFEDYEDSCELALFGDDFIKFKQFLTEGYFLQIRGRVGERFRKEGDWEFKITAINLLSELRDKLAKSVNIQVPLEMISDQFMSQIMAILDDNKSNTEQQNCQLIFDVYDREQNVFVKLPSKSLKINPSNVLLDQLKALNLNPTLGQKN from the coding sequence ATGTATTTGATTTTTGATACCGAAACTACAGGTTTGCCACGCAACTTTAATGCACCCATAACCGATACAGACAATTGGCCAAGGTGTATTCAAATAGCATGGCAGCTACATGATGAATTGGGTAACCTGATAGAAAATCAGGATTATCTGGTAAAGCCTAATGGTTTTAATATCCCCTACGATGCAGAAAGGATACATGGTATTTCTACAGAACTGGCCGAAGAGCAGGGGATAGATTTGCTGGAAGTTTTAGAAAAATTTAATATAGCCCTTTCTAAAGCAAAATTCGTGGTCGGTCAAAACATTGGTTTTGATGTTAACATTATGGGCAGTGAATTGTATCGTGCCGGATTGGAAAGTCCGCTGGCATCGATGCCGGTTTTAGATACTTGTACCGAAGTTACTGCCGAGCTTTTACGCCTGCCAGGTGGTAGAGGCGGTAAATTTAAGCTGCCAAACCTAACCGAGTTGCATGAGTACCTCTTTGGAGAACCATTTGCCGAAGCCCACAATGCCACAGCCGATGTTGAAGCCACTACACGTTGCTTCCTTCAGCTCATTAAACTAGAAGTCTTTAAGCCAGAACAGCTACAGAAAGGTAAAGAATACTTTAGCTATTTTAAAGAAAAAAATCCTGGCGTTATTGGCCGTGTTGGTTTAAAACATGTTAACCTTAAATCTGCTTCAGATGATATCCGTAAACGTCTGCAAAAAACAAGTGGTAGCGGAATCTCAAAACAAGAACTTGCAGACAACAGGTTAGAGTTACAACAAGCCAATTTTGTGCATTTGCACACACATACTCAATTCTCAGTTCTTCAGTCTACCATAAATATCCCAGCGCTAATCAAAGCTGCTGCAACGCATAAAATGCCAGCAGTTGCCATGACAGATCATGCCAATATGATGGGGGCTTTTCACTTTGTAAATCAGGTTTTAAACCACAACAAAGGAGTAGAAGCAAAAAATGCTGCCGCAATTGAAAAGGGTGAAGAGCCATCAGAACAAATCATTACGCCTATAGTAGGATGTGAGTTTTTTGTTTGTGATGACCATACAGATAAAAAGAGAAAAGATAACGGCTACCAGGTTGTATTGCTGGCTAAGAATAAAAATGGTTACCATAATCTGGCAAAAATGTCGTCCATCGCTTATACCAATGGGTTTTATTATGTGCCGCGGGTAGACAGGCAGGTAATTGAGCAATATAAAGAAGACATCATTGTCCTTTCCGGAAGTCTTTATGGAGAAATTCCCAGCAAACTCTTAAATCTGGGAGAGCGTCAGGCAGAGGAAGCCCTCCTATGGTGGAAAGAACAATTCGCAGATGATTTCTATATTGAAGTGATGCGGCATAATCAGGAAGACGAGAACATTGTGAATGTCTCTTTGATTTCACTGGCAAAAAAGCACAATGTAAAACTCATTGCCACCAACAACAACTACTACATTAATAAAAAAGATGCAAACGCGCACGACATTTTATTGTGTGTAAAAGATGGAGAAAAACAAGCCACACCAATTGGTCGTGGCCGTGGCTATCGTTATGGTCTGCCCAATCAAGAGTATTATTTCAAATCTCCAGAAGAGATGAAGGCTCTTTTTACCGATTTGCCAGAAGCTATCCTCAACATTCAGGAAGTTATAGATAAGGTAGAAATCTTTAAGCTTGCCCGCGAAGTTCTGCTACCTAAATTTGATATTCCTGACGAATTTTTAGTAGCCGAAGATGAACAGGACGGTGGTAAGAGGGGAGAGAATAAATTCCTTGCCCACCTAACCTATGTAGGTGCTCAAAAACGATATGGGGAAATTACAGCCGAGATTAAAGAACGGCTGGATTTTGAGCTGCAAACTATTGAGAAAACCGGATACCCAGGTTACTTCCTCATTGTACAGGATTTTATACGAGAAGCCAGAAACCTCGATGTCTCTGTTGGACCAGGAAGGGGTTCTGCGGCCGGTTCTGTTGTAGCCTATTGTCTATGGATCACTAATATAGATCCCATCAAATACGATCTACTATTTGAGCGTTTCCTGAATCCAGACAGGGTTTCCATGCCCGATATTGATATTGACTTTGATGATGAAGGCCGCGGCCGTGTTATGGATTATGTAATCCGTAAATACGGTTCTAATCAGGTAGCGCAAATCATCACTTACGGTACCATGGCTGCCAAATCTTCCATTAGAGATACCGCCCGTGTGTTAGATTTGCCACTCTTTGAGGCAGATAAAATTGCCAAGCTTATTCCAAACATGAAGCTGGCAAAAATCTTCAATCTCGAAGAAAAGATTTTAAAAGAAGCCCTTCGTGCAGATGAATATGAAAAGGTACTTGAGCTAAAAGTATTGGCAGAAGCTAAAGATTTGAGTGCCGAAACCATTATGCAGGCCCAGGTTCTTGAAGGCTCACTTCGTAATACTGGTATTCATGCCTGCGGGGTAATCATTACCCCAAGTGATATAACCAACTATGTTCCGGTAGCCACTGCCAAAGATTCTGACTTGTATGTAACCCAGTTTGATAACTCTGTGGTAGAGAGTGCGGGACTGTTAAAAATGGACTTCCTGGGTTTAAAAACCCTTACCCTAATAAAAGATACAGTTAAACTTGTCAAATACAGGCACCATATAGATTTAGATCCAGATGAGTTTCCTATAGATGATGTGAAAACTTATGAGTTGTTTCAGCGGGGAGAAACCATCGGTATTTTCCAGTACGAGAGTAGTGGGATGCAAAAGTACATGAAAGAGCTTAAGCCCACCGTTTTTGGTGACTTGATTGCCATGAATGCACTCTATCGTCCGGGGCCTTTGGAGTATATTCCGAGTTTCGTAAGACGTAAAAATGGTGAGGAAGAAATCAAGTATGACCTGGATGCCTGCGAGGAATACCTGAAAGAAACCTATGGTATCACCGTATATCAGGAGCAGGTGATGCTTTTATCTCAAAAGCTGGCAGGTTTTACCAAAGGTGAGGCCGATGTACTGCGTAAGGCGATGGGTAAAAAGCAGAAAGACGTACTCGATAAAATGAAACCCAAGTTTGTAAAACAAGCTGCGGAAAAGGGCCACGATGCGACTATATTAGAGAAGATATGGAAAGATTGGGAAGCCTTTGCATCTTATGCCTTTAACAAATCACACTCTACCTGTTATGCCTGGATTGCTTACCAAACAGCGTATTTAAAAGCACATTACCCTGCTGAGTATATGGCTGCCGTACTTTCTAATAACATGAGTGATATTAAGCAAGTGGCTTTCTTCATGGAAGAGTGTAAACAAATGGGCGTTCAGGTGTTAGGGCCAGATGTTAATGAATCTGACATTAAATTTTCTGTAAACATGTATGGAGAGGTCCGTTTTGGGCTTTCGGGGATCAAAGGTGTTGGAGACAAAGCAGTAGAAAGTATCATTGAAGAACGGGAGACCAATGGCATGTACAAAGATTTGTATGATTTTGCCCGTCGTTCCAATACGCGTACTGTCAATAAAAAAGCATACGAAAGTTTTGTGTATAGTGGTGCGTTTGATCAATTTGGTAACCATCGTGCCCAATACTTTTTTGTAGGTGTAAACGATAAAATGAACGGTATTGAGAAGGTTATTAAATATGCAAATGACTTTCAAAATAATGAATCTTCCTCACAGTCATCCCTGTTTGGTGGATCCGTGGCCGATTTAATCCTTGAGCCGGCGCTGCCGGTGGCTCCAGAATGGAGTTTAATAGACCGTTTAAAGTATGAGAAAGATGCCATCGGGATTTTCCTGAGCGGCCATCCCCTTGATAATTATAAACTAGAGCTCAAAGAGTTTTGCCAGCATTCTGTAAAGCATCTTTCCATTGTCAATAAGGTACGGATGGGAGATACCAATGATGAGGTTCTGGCTGAATTTGAGCAGCTCAAAAACAGAGACCTTGTTGTAGGGGGCCTGGTGGCAGCAGCAGCACAACGGATGACTAAAACCGGAAAGCCTTTTGGTACACTTGCTTTTGAAGATTACGAAGATAGTTGTGAATTGGCTTTGTTTGGTGATGATTTCATCAAATTCAAACAATTCTTAACAGAAGGCTACTTTCTTCAGATTAGGGGAAGGGTAGGAGAACGGTTTAGAAAAGAGGGCGATTGGGAGTTTAAAATCACTGCAATCAATCTCCTTTCCGAACTTAGGGATAAGCTTGCAAAATCTGTAAACATTCAGGTACCGTTAGAAATGATTAGTGACCAGTTTATGAGTCAAATTATGGCGATTCTGGATGACAATAAGTCCAATACAGAGCAGCAGAACTGTCAGCTCATTTTCGATGTGTATGATCGTGAGCAGAACGTATTTGTTAAG
- a CDS encoding lipocalin family protein, translated as MENLPVKKVDILSYAGKWYALYSIPTMMDKHWKQTTHTYVIHPDGYYAVFSTYKLKGEDKTKYMRSKLFAVRRNENAVFKAQLLWPFKTDYWIIEIAADYSYVVVGHPKCKYLYIMARVPVIEQQLLNDIIDRCSKKGYDTTLLVAQGHPAAPAKKSFA; from the coding sequence ATGGAGAATTTGCCGGTAAAAAAAGTTGATATCCTGTCTTATGCTGGAAAGTGGTACGCGCTGTATTCTATACCAACAATGATGGATAAACACTGGAAGCAGACCACCCACACATATGTAATCCACCCCGATGGCTATTATGCTGTATTCTCTACCTATAAACTAAAAGGAGAAGATAAAACAAAATATATGCGTTCCAAATTATTTGCTGTTCGCAGAAATGAAAATGCCGTTTTTAAGGCACAGTTGCTGTGGCCGTTTAAAACAGATTACTGGATAATTGAAATCGCTGCAGATTATTCTTACGTGGTTGTGGGTCATCCAAAGTGTAAATATCTTTACATCATGGCCAGAGTACCTGTAATAGAGCAGCAATTGCTTAATGATATTATAGATCGCTGTAGCAAAAAAGGCTACGATACCACTTTACTTGTTGCACAAGGTCATCCTGCCGCCCCTGCAAAAAAATCCTTTGCTTAA
- the gyrB gene encoding DNA topoisomerase (ATP-hydrolyzing) subunit B: MSEEQDSKSNYSADNIQVLEGLEAVRKRPSMYIGDTGIKGLHHLVYEVVDNSIDEALAGHANTIFVNILKDNSIRVEDNGRGIPTGIMQKEKKSALEIVMTVLHAGGKFDKDTYKVSGGLHGVGVSCVNALSTHLKAEVHRDGKIWEQEYEMGKPQYDVKIVGETEKRGTVITFTPDPTIFTQTTEYRYDTLASRLRELSFLNKGISLTLTDEREIDEEGNALSELFLSEGGLKEFVQFLDKGRPSLIEEPIYVEGIKNGIPVELALQYNDSYAENVHSYVNNINTHEGGTHIAGFRRGLTRTLKAYADKSGLLKNVKFEITGDDFREGLTAVVSVKVQEPQFEGQTKTKLGNTEVMGAVDVAVGEALNNYLEENPREAKLIINKVIIAATARSAARKAREMVQRKSVMGGSGLPGKLSDCSDSDPVKCELYLVEGDSAGGTAKQGRDRNFQAILPLKGKILNVEKAMEHKIYENDEIKNMFTALGVSIGTPEDDKALNITKLRYHKIVIMTDADIDGSHITTLILTFFFRYMKALIEAGYVYIAAPPLYQVKKGKEFEYCWNDVQRDAAVQRLKGAGKEESVHIQRYKGLGEMNAEQLWDTTLNPATRTLMQATIENAAECDHTFSMLMGDEVGPRREFIERNAKYAKIDA, from the coding sequence ATGAGCGAAGAACAAGATTCAAAGTCAAATTATTCGGCAGATAATATACAGGTATTAGAAGGTTTAGAAGCGGTGCGTAAGCGCCCTTCTATGTATATAGGCGATACCGGAATCAAAGGTTTACACCACCTGGTTTATGAAGTTGTAGATAACTCCATTGATGAGGCCCTTGCAGGACATGCAAATACCATTTTTGTTAATATATTAAAAGACAACTCCATCAGGGTTGAAGATAATGGCCGTGGTATTCCTACAGGCATTATGCAAAAGGAAAAGAAATCGGCTTTAGAAATTGTAATGACCGTTTTGCATGCGGGTGGTAAGTTTGATAAAGACACCTACAAAGTTTCAGGTGGATTGCATGGTGTTGGGGTAAGTTGCGTAAACGCACTTTCTACACACTTAAAAGCCGAAGTTCACCGCGATGGTAAAATATGGGAACAAGAGTATGAGATGGGTAAGCCACAATACGATGTTAAAATTGTAGGCGAAACGGAGAAACGCGGTACTGTAATTACGTTTACACCAGATCCAACTATTTTTACCCAAACTACAGAGTATCGTTACGATACTCTCGCTTCACGTTTAAGAGAGCTTTCCTTTTTAAATAAAGGCATCAGCTTAACTTTAACTGATGAACGTGAGATTGATGAAGAAGGCAATGCGCTTTCTGAATTGTTCCTTTCCGAAGGTGGATTAAAAGAATTTGTACAGTTTTTAGATAAAGGCCGTCCGTCTTTAATAGAAGAACCTATCTATGTAGAGGGGATCAAAAATGGCATTCCTGTAGAGCTTGCATTGCAATATAATGACAGCTATGCAGAAAATGTACACTCTTACGTAAACAATATCAATACGCATGAAGGTGGTACACACATTGCCGGCTTTAGACGTGGTTTAACCCGTACCCTAAAAGCTTATGCAGATAAATCTGGTTTACTTAAGAACGTTAAGTTTGAAATCACCGGAGATGACTTCCGTGAAGGGCTTACAGCTGTAGTTTCTGTAAAAGTTCAGGAGCCGCAATTTGAAGGACAGACTAAAACCAAGCTTGGTAATACTGAGGTAATGGGTGCGGTAGATGTTGCAGTAGGTGAGGCATTGAACAATTACCTTGAGGAGAACCCAAGAGAAGCAAAACTGATCATCAACAAAGTTATTATTGCGGCTACAGCGCGTTCTGCAGCGCGTAAAGCACGTGAGATGGTTCAGCGTAAGAGTGTTATGGGTGGCTCCGGCTTACCTGGTAAACTTTCTGACTGCTCTGACAGTGATCCGGTAAAATGCGAATTGTACCTTGTGGAGGGAGATTCGGCGGGTGGAACGGCAAAACAAGGCCGTGACCGTAACTTCCAGGCTATACTTCCTTTAAAAGGTAAAATCCTGAATGTGGAAAAAGCCATGGAGCATAAGATTTATGAAAATGACGAGATCAAGAACATGTTTACTGCTCTGGGCGTAAGCATCGGAACTCCAGAAGATGACAAAGCTTTAAATATTACCAAGCTTCGCTACCATAAAATTGTAATCATGACGGATGCTGATATTGATGGTTCACACATTACTACCTTAATCCTGACTTTCTTCTTCCGTTACATGAAGGCATTAATTGAAGCCGGTTATGTTTACATTGCTGCTCCACCTCTTTATCAGGTTAAAAAAGGTAAAGAATTTGAATATTGCTGGAATGATGTACAGCGTGATGCCGCAGTACAACGCCTTAAAGGTGCGGGTAAAGAAGAGAGTGTACATATACAACGCTACAAAGGTTTGGGAGAGATGAACGCAGAGCAGTTGTGGGATACTACTTTAAATCCGGCTACACGTACATTGATGCAGGCCACTATTGAAAATGCTGCAGAATGCGATCATACCTTTTCAATGCTAATGGGCGATGAAGTTGGCCCACGTAGAGAGTTTATAGAAAGAAATGCAAAGTATGCTAAAATAGACGCATAA
- a CDS encoding OmpH family outer membrane protein, producing MKRMTLKLSSMATAVAIVSVMASCQNKEQTTTASKPADAAAVSAKDQIVYVNSDSLLTKYEYFKDLKVKLDGKAKVAQDDMAAKQQAFQREVAQYQQQQNTLPADQRAATEQRLARKQQELQSYQQNAGSALQGEQATEQEKLYNKVADYLKVYAKSKGFKMVLTYSKGNSAILFADESLDITSEVIKGLNDAYKSDKK from the coding sequence ATGAAAAGAATGACTTTAAAACTAAGCAGTATGGCTACTGCCGTAGCGATAGTTTCTGTAATGGCATCTTGCCAAAATAAAGAGCAAACCACTACCGCTTCTAAACCTGCAGATGCTGCAGCCGTTAGTGCAAAAGACCAGATTGTTTATGTAAACTCTGATTCTTTGTTAACAAAATATGAATATTTTAAAGATTTAAAAGTTAAGCTTGACGGTAAAGCTAAAGTGGCGCAAGACGATATGGCTGCAAAACAACAAGCTTTTCAACGTGAAGTAGCGCAGTACCAGCAACAACAAAACACATTGCCTGCAGACCAGAGAGCAGCTACTGAACAAAGACTTGCACGTAAACAGCAAGAGCTTCAGTCTTACCAGCAAAATGCGGGTTCGGCACTTCAGGGTGAACAAGCTACAGAACAGGAAAAACTGTACAACAAAGTTGCTGATTACCTTAAAGTTTACGCTAAAAGCAAAGGCTTTAAAATGGTGTTGACGTATTCTAAAGGTAACAGTGCCATATTATTTGCAGATGAAAGTCTGGATATTACATCTGAGGTTATTAAAGGCTTAAACGATGCCTATAAATCTGACAAGAAGTAA
- a CDS encoding nucleoside deaminase, with translation MEKHQEFMRLAIALSEQNVLESLGGPFGAVVVKNNEIVAQSANKVTSTNDPTAHAEIAAIRMACTVLNTFDLTGCIIYTSCEPCPMCLSAIYWAHIDQIYYANTKNDAAEIGFDDKLIYEELEKPASERKLPAVQLLRNEALGAFERWNQSAMQTKY, from the coding sequence ATGGAAAAACATCAAGAATTTATGCGACTGGCCATCGCCCTTTCTGAACAAAATGTTTTGGAAAGTTTAGGCGGCCCTTTTGGAGCCGTAGTCGTGAAAAACAATGAAATAGTAGCACAGAGTGCCAACAAAGTGACATCAACCAATGACCCTACAGCACACGCAGAGATTGCGGCAATTAGAATGGCCTGTACTGTGTTGAATACCTTTGACTTGACAGGTTGTATAATTTATACCAGCTGTGAACCTTGCCCCATGTGTTTGAGCGCAATTTATTGGGCACATATTGACCAGATCTATTATGCTAATACTAAAAATGATGCAGCAGAAATTGGCTTTGACGATAAGCTAATTTATGAAGAGCTGGAAAAACCTGCAAGTGAACGCAAACTACCCGCTGTGCAATTACTGCGCAACGAAGCTTTAGGTGCTTTTGAGCGCTGGAACCAATCTGCCATGCAAACTAAGTATTAG
- a CDS encoding RNA-binding S4 domain-containing protein, with the protein MAEQEKLRIDKYLWAIRLFKTRTLATEACKAGRIKFNGQNLKASAVVKVGEVYQVSKGIEKKLIEVVELLHNRVEAKIAVTKYKDITPLEETHAYKSAFHAPMLKRDRGTGRPTKKDRRDIDDLTNT; encoded by the coding sequence ATGGCAGAACAGGAAAAATTAAGAATTGATAAATATTTGTGGGCAATTCGTTTGTTTAAAACCCGTACATTGGCTACAGAAGCCTGTAAGGCAGGCCGTATAAAATTTAATGGACAAAACCTCAAAGCCTCTGCTGTAGTTAAAGTTGGAGAAGTATATCAGGTTTCTAAAGGCATAGAAAAAAAACTCATCGAAGTAGTAGAGCTGCTGCACAACAGAGTGGAGGCCAAAATTGCAGTCACCAAGTACAAAGACATTACCCCTTTAGAAGAAACACACGCCTACAAATCTGCTTTCCATGCGCCAATGCTAAAGCGCGATAGGGGAACAGGAAGACCTACAAAAAAAGACAGGCGAGATATCGACGATCTTACTAATACTTAG
- a CDS encoding 2,3,4,5-tetrahydropyridine-2,6-dicarboxylate N-succinyltransferase: MIAQLKKLVEAAWDDRSLLEYTEYCEAIETVILQLDKGEMRVAEPILNSWGINEWIKKAVILYFPIRQMKEIELGPFVYHDKMKLKTDYKETGVRVVPGATARYGSYLAKGVIMMPSYVNIGAYVDEGTMVDTWATVGSCAQIGKHVHLSGGVGIGGVLEPIQAAPVIIEDNCFLGSRAIVVEGVRVETEAVLGANVVLTASTKIIDVTGDTPVEYKGIVPARSVVIPGSYTKKFPAGDYQVPCALIIGKRKESTDKKTSLNNALRENNVAV; the protein is encoded by the coding sequence ATGATAGCACAATTAAAAAAGTTGGTAGAAGCGGCCTGGGACGACAGAAGCTTATTAGAATACACCGAATATTGCGAAGCAATTGAAACTGTTATTTTGCAACTTGATAAAGGAGAAATGCGTGTTGCCGAACCGATTTTAAACTCTTGGGGTATTAATGAATGGATTAAAAAAGCAGTAATTCTCTATTTCCCAATCAGACAGATGAAGGAAATTGAACTGGGTCCTTTTGTGTACCATGACAAAATGAAACTTAAAACTGATTATAAAGAAACTGGTGTAAGGGTTGTTCCTGGTGCTACCGCACGTTATGGTTCATACTTAGCCAAAGGAGTAATTATGATGCCAAGTTATGTAAATATTGGTGCATACGTAGATGAGGGTACTATGGTTGATACCTGGGCTACTGTTGGTTCTTGCGCACAAATCGGAAAACATGTACACTTGAGCGGTGGCGTTGGTATTGGTGGGGTATTGGAGCCTATCCAGGCGGCACCGGTAATTATTGAAGACAACTGCTTTTTAGGTTCACGAGCTATTGTTGTTGAAGGTGTACGTGTAGAAACTGAAGCTGTATTGGGCGCTAATGTGGTATTAACTGCTTCTACCAAAATCATTGATGTTACTGGTGATACACCTGTAGAATACAAAGGAATAGTGCCTGCACGTTCTGTAGTAATACCAGGTAGTTATACAAAGAAATTCCCTGCGGGAGATTATCAGGTACCTTGTGCTTTGATTATTGGAAAGCGTAAAGAATCTACAGATAAAAAGACATCCCTAAATAATGCATTAAGGGAAAATAACGTAGCTGTTTAA
- a CDS encoding glycosyltransferase family 1 protein yields MNIGFDGKRAANNTTGLGNYSRSLIEQLAHFFPQNRYLLYTPKVKKTRQVDAFFKLPQVLLQLPKTGAGVLGKLLWRSIGIKRQLMADKVDLYHGLSNEIPLRLKNELKTVVTIHDLIYLRFPKNYRYIDLKIYDFKSRYACANADRIVAISEQTKNDIIEFYGTEPSKIDVIYQSCDDSFKLLLSAEEKELIRKKYNLPEKFLLNVGTIETRKNLLLVVNALKNIPASYKLVVVGKEKDYATQVKKQIALQKLQDRVIFLKDIPFTDLPAIYQLSSIFVYPSFYEGFGIPIIEALFSNVPVIAATGSCLEEAGGPGSLYVNPSDANELTAAINRIIDDKSLQDEMKSAGLQFVQKFNNDPLARQMMDCYLKTIHPI; encoded by the coding sequence ATGAATATTGGTTTTGATGGAAAAAGGGCTGCAAACAATACAACAGGCTTAGGCAATTACAGTCGCTCGCTTATTGAACAACTTGCTCATTTTTTCCCTCAAAACCGATATTTGCTTTATACGCCAAAAGTTAAAAAGACGCGTCAGGTAGATGCTTTTTTTAAACTGCCCCAGGTGTTGCTTCAATTGCCAAAAACAGGGGCAGGTGTACTTGGCAAGCTCTTATGGCGAAGTATAGGCATAAAAAGACAGCTCATGGCCGATAAAGTTGATCTTTATCACGGCTTAAGTAATGAAATCCCATTAAGATTAAAAAATGAGCTAAAAACGGTAGTAACTATCCACGATCTGATCTACCTCCGTTTCCCTAAAAACTACAGATACATTGACCTTAAAATTTACGACTTTAAAAGTCGCTATGCTTGTGCAAATGCAGATCGCATTGTAGCCATAAGCGAACAGACGAAAAATGACATCATTGAGTTTTATGGTACAGAACCCTCTAAAATAGATGTAATTTATCAGAGTTGCGACGATAGTTTTAAGCTGCTGCTGTCTGCTGAGGAAAAGGAGCTGATTAGGAAAAAATATAATTTACCTGAGAAGTTCTTGCTGAATGTAGGGACAATAGAAACCAGAAAAAATTTGCTGCTGGTGGTAAATGCGCTTAAAAATATACCTGCATCGTATAAACTGGTAGTAGTTGGTAAAGAAAAGGACTATGCTACCCAGGTTAAGAAACAAATTGCTTTACAAAAACTGCAAGACCGGGTTATTTTTTTAAAAGATATTCCATTTACCGACCTTCCGGCTATTTATCAATTGTCTTCAATATTTGTATATCCCTCGTTTTACGAAGGTTTTGGCATTCCTATTATTGAGGCGCTTTTTTCTAATGTACCTGTTATTGCTGCTACTGGCTCATGCCTGGAGGAAGCCGGTGGCCCAGGTAGTTTATATGTAAACCCATCAGATGCCAATGAACTAACAGCTGCCATAAACCGGATCATTGACGACAAGTCCCTTCAGGACGAAATGAAATCTGCTGGTTTGCAGTTTGTACAAAAATTTAACAATGACCCGCTTGCAAGACAAATGATGGATTGTTATTTAAAAACCATACATCCTATTTAA
- a CDS encoding L-threonylcarbamoyladenylate synthase: MLKTEVEKALAVLKNGGVILYPTDTVWGLGCDASNEEAVQKINSIKKRSEDKSFIVLLESDARLQSYVSEVPDVAYELIEYAENPLTIVFSGAKNLAPGVINKDGSVGIRIVKHQFCEQLIQRFRRPITSTSANISGEPAPAIFAEISSQILDAVDYVVDWEQELYTPKKASTIMKLGAGGQFSFIRK; the protein is encoded by the coding sequence ATGCTAAAAACAGAAGTAGAAAAAGCGTTAGCGGTTCTAAAAAACGGCGGTGTTATTCTGTACCCGACAGATACAGTTTGGGGTTTAGGTTGTGATGCATCCAACGAAGAAGCTGTACAAAAGATAAATTCAATTAAAAAACGTTCGGAGGATAAGAGCTTCATTGTACTGCTGGAATCTGATGCCAGATTACAGAGTTATGTTTCGGAAGTCCCTGATGTGGCCTATGAACTTATTGAATACGCAGAAAATCCACTGACTATTGTTTTTTCCGGTGCCAAAAACCTTGCTCCGGGCGTAATTAATAAAGATGGAAGTGTGGGAATAAGAATTGTAAAACACCAGTTTTGCGAGCAATTGATCCAACGCTTTCGTAGACCGATTACCTCTACTTCAGCTAATATTTCTGGCGAACCTGCCCCTGCCATTTTTGCTGAAATTAGCTCGCAGATACTTGATGCGGTAGATTATGTTGTAGACTGGGAGCAAGAATTATATACGCCCAAAAAAGCATCTACAATTATGAAATTAGGTGCAGGTGGTCAATTTTCCTTTATTAGAAAGTAA